A stretch of Verrucomicrobiota bacterium DNA encodes these proteins:
- the trpS gene encoding tryptophan--tRNA ligase codes for MRILSGIQPSGTLHLGNYFGMMMPAMELQSKGQAYYFIANYHSMTSLFDAEQRRKNTLEVAVDFLACGLDPKQATFFRQSDVPEVCELTWLLTTITPMGLLERCHSYKDKLAKGISFNHGLFAYPVLMAADILIYDSNIVPVGRDQKQHLEVARDIAGKFNEQYGQTFVIPEPMIREEVAEVPGVDGQKMSKSYGNAIEIFGDEKVLRKKIMSLVMDSRSPQEPKPDAEKNLAIKLLKLVAPPAVAQDFEDRLRAGGLGYGDLKKALFEHYWNCFAAARTRRAELVANLDYVEQVLRDGAQRARTEAVKVLDRARRASGVSA; via the coding sequence ATGCGAATTTTATCAGGCATACAACCGTCGGGCACGCTGCATCTCGGGAATTATTTCGGGATGATGATGCCGGCCATGGAATTGCAGTCCAAGGGCCAGGCCTATTATTTTATCGCCAATTACCATTCCATGACCTCGCTGTTTGATGCCGAACAGCGCCGCAAAAACACCCTCGAAGTGGCCGTTGACTTTCTGGCGTGCGGTCTGGACCCCAAGCAGGCCACGTTCTTCCGGCAATCCGATGTGCCTGAAGTGTGCGAATTGACCTGGCTGCTCACCACCATCACCCCCATGGGTTTGCTGGAGCGCTGCCACAGTTACAAGGACAAGCTGGCCAAAGGCATTTCGTTCAACCACGGTTTGTTTGCCTACCCGGTGCTCATGGCCGCCGACATCCTGATTTACGATTCCAACATCGTGCCGGTGGGGCGCGACCAAAAACAACACCTGGAAGTCGCCCGCGACATCGCCGGCAAGTTCAACGAACAATATGGCCAGACCTTTGTCATCCCGGAGCCCATGATCCGCGAGGAGGTCGCGGAAGTGCCCGGCGTGGATGGCCAAAAGATGAGCAAGAGCTACGGCAATGCCATCGAAATCTTTGGTGACGAAAAAGTCCTGCGTAAAAAAATTATGAGCCTGGTAATGGACAGCCGTTCGCCGCAGGAACCGAAGCCGGACGCGGAAAAGAACCTGGCGATCAAGCTGCTCAAGCTGGTGGCTCCCCCTGCCGTGGCGCAGGATTTTGAAGACCGTCTGCGGGCGGGCGGGCTGGGTTATGGGGATTTGAAAAAGGCGCTGTTCGAGCATTATTGGAATTGCTTTGCCGCCGCACGCACTCGCCGGGCGGAATTGGTGGCCAACCTGGATTACGTCGAACAGGTTTTACGAGACGGCGCGCAACGCGCCCGGACGGAAGCCGTGAAAGTGCTCGACCGCGCCCGCCGCGCGTCCGGAGTATCAGCCTAG
- a CDS encoding substrate-binding domain-containing protein, with the protein MNRAGGLHPGLGWTLATAVVLGLLIWLLPRQKTPGGMTGEQPALVVYCAAGIQSPVQEVAREFEKLYGVKIQLQYGGSGTLLANLKVSKIGDLFIPGDESYITLGKQQGLLAEVLPLAHQVPVIIVRRGNPAKIQTVKDLLRTGIKVSLANPEAASIGTIVKRVLSASGDWAALEAQTRKSGVFKPTVNDVANDVKLGAVDAGVVWDATAQQYPALEMVRVPEFAQAGQTISVAVLNSTRQSALALRFARYLGARDKGLKAFTRWHYSVAEGDAWAEIPQITLFSGAMLRPGVEQTLKDFEQREGVRINTIYNGCGILTSQMRAGQRPDAYFACDTSFMKSVQDLYHDSVTISENEILIIVPKGNPQKIQTVEDLTKPGLRLGLAHPEKSAMGALTKNMLVAMGRYEAVCRNLKLDSPTGDFLINQLRTGSLDAIIACRSNAQNVREHVEVIRIDHPLATAVQPYGVAKSTQYQQLMTRLLEMIESPASSNRFTGAGFYWRFQARTN; encoded by the coding sequence GTGAATCGTGCCGGGGGCCTGCATCCGGGCCTCGGATGGACTTTGGCCACCGCTGTGGTGCTGGGCTTGCTGATCTGGTTGTTACCCCGGCAGAAAACACCCGGCGGCATGACTGGCGAGCAACCGGCGCTGGTGGTTTATTGCGCGGCGGGCATCCAGTCACCGGTGCAGGAAGTGGCGCGGGAATTCGAGAAACTGTATGGCGTCAAAATCCAACTGCAATACGGCGGCTCGGGAACGTTGCTTGCCAATTTGAAGGTGTCCAAGATCGGCGACCTGTTCATCCCCGGTGACGAGAGTTACATCACCCTGGGAAAACAGCAGGGCTTGCTGGCGGAAGTTCTGCCGCTTGCGCACCAGGTGCCGGTGATCATCGTGCGCCGGGGCAATCCTGCAAAGATTCAAACGGTCAAGGATTTGCTGCGGACCGGCATCAAGGTATCACTGGCCAATCCGGAAGCCGCTTCGATTGGAACGATTGTCAAGCGGGTATTAAGCGCCTCGGGCGACTGGGCCGCCTTGGAAGCCCAGACCCGGAAGTCGGGCGTATTCAAACCCACCGTCAACGATGTGGCCAACGACGTAAAGCTGGGGGCGGTGGATGCCGGCGTGGTCTGGGATGCCACTGCCCAACAGTATCCCGCATTAGAGATGGTGCGGGTGCCGGAATTTGCCCAAGCCGGTCAAACCATCAGTGTGGCCGTCTTGAACAGCACCCGGCAGTCGGCCTTGGCGTTGCGCTTCGCGCGCTACCTGGGGGCGCGCGACAAAGGCCTCAAGGCTTTCACCCGCTGGCATTACAGCGTGGCGGAAGGTGATGCGTGGGCGGAGATCCCCCAAATCACACTGTTCAGCGGTGCAATGCTGCGACCCGGCGTCGAGCAAACCCTCAAAGATTTTGAGCAGCGCGAGGGCGTGCGCATCAACACCATTTACAACGGCTGCGGCATCCTGACCTCCCAGATGCGCGCTGGGCAGCGCCCCGACGCCTATTTTGCGTGCGACACTTCTTTCATGAAATCCGTGCAGGACCTGTACCACGACAGCGTGACCATTTCAGAAAATGAAATCCTCATCATCGTGCCCAAGGGAAACCCGCAAAAAATTCAGACGGTGGAGGATCTGACCAAACCCGGCTTGCGCCTGGGCCTGGCGCATCCGGAGAAATCCGCCATGGGCGCGCTGACGAAAAACATGCTGGTGGCGATGGGACGCTACGAAGCGGTATGCCGGAACCTGAAGTTGGATTCGCCGACCGGCGACTTCCTGATCAACCAACTACGCACCGGCTCGCTGGATGCCATCATCGCCTGCCGCAGCAACGCGCAGAATGTGCGTGAACATGTGGAGGTCATCCGCATTGACCATCCGTTGGCCACGGCGGTACAGCCCTACGGCGTGGCCAAATCCACCCAATACCAGCAACTCATGACCCGGCTCTTGGAGATGATTGAAAGCCCCGCCTCGAGCAACCGTTTTACCGGTGCCGGTTTCTATTGGCGTTTTCAAGCCCGGACCAATTAA
- the nadB gene encoding L-aspartate oxidase, which produces MKSYDFLVLGSGIAGLFYALKASKHGRVAVVTKKNSAESNSNYAQGGIAAVMAKDDSLDSHIQDTLTAGAGLCNEPAVRAIISEGPARIAELIEYGIQFSEKTSPNAAGKKELDLGMEGGHSHRRILHAKDMTGREIEQALLQACAREPRIEIFENHFGVDLITTQKLGYVGTNRCLGAYVLSKESGEVITFAANTVVLATGGCGKVYLYTTNPDIATGDGVAMAFRAGASIANMEFVQFHPTCLFHPKAKSFLVSEAVRGEGGVLKNLEGNEFMDHVHPLKSLAPRDIVARAIDSEMKRTGAEHVWLDITHKSARFLMNRFPNIYQSCLQYGIDITKEYIPVVPAAHYQCGGVVTNLDGETEIAGLYGIGEVACTGLHGANRLASNSLLEAVVCAHRAALKSVANPLPLTEVKIPDWHYGNATNADEFVVVSHNWDELRRVMWDYVGIVRTNKRLQRAKARIDLLQSEIQEYYWDFRITSDLLELRNIATVAELVVRCALQRPESRGLHHNLDYPNADPAWAQRNSIARKAV; this is translated from the coding sequence ATGAAATCATACGATTTCCTGGTACTGGGCAGCGGCATTGCGGGGCTGTTTTACGCGCTCAAGGCGTCCAAACACGGACGGGTGGCTGTGGTGACCAAAAAGAACAGCGCCGAATCCAATTCCAACTACGCCCAAGGGGGCATCGCTGCCGTGATGGCCAAGGATGATTCGCTGGACAGCCATATCCAGGATACCCTGACGGCAGGCGCGGGCCTGTGCAACGAACCGGCGGTACGCGCCATCATTTCCGAGGGCCCGGCGCGCATCGCCGAACTGATTGAGTATGGCATTCAGTTCTCCGAAAAAACCTCCCCAAACGCCGCCGGCAAAAAAGAGCTGGATTTGGGCATGGAAGGGGGGCATTCGCACCGCCGCATCCTGCATGCCAAGGACATGACCGGACGGGAAATTGAACAAGCGTTGCTCCAAGCCTGTGCCCGCGAACCGCGCATCGAGATATTCGAGAATCATTTTGGCGTGGACCTGATCACCACGCAAAAGCTGGGTTATGTGGGGACCAACCGCTGCCTCGGGGCGTATGTGCTCAGCAAGGAATCCGGGGAGGTCATCACCTTTGCGGCCAACACCGTGGTACTGGCCACCGGCGGTTGCGGCAAGGTGTATCTGTACACCACCAATCCTGATATCGCCACGGGCGATGGCGTGGCCATGGCGTTCCGGGCGGGAGCGTCCATCGCCAACATGGAGTTTGTCCAGTTTCATCCCACCTGCCTGTTTCATCCCAAAGCGAAATCATTCCTCGTCAGCGAGGCGGTCCGCGGGGAGGGCGGAGTGCTCAAAAACTTGGAGGGCAACGAATTCATGGACCACGTCCATCCGTTGAAGTCGCTCGCCCCGCGCGACATTGTGGCCCGCGCCATTGACAGCGAGATGAAGCGCACCGGCGCAGAACACGTCTGGTTGGACATCACGCACAAATCTGCGCGGTTCCTGATGAACCGTTTTCCCAACATTTACCAGAGCTGCCTGCAATACGGCATTGATATCACGAAGGAATACATCCCGGTGGTCCCGGCGGCCCATTACCAATGCGGTGGCGTGGTGACCAACCTGGACGGCGAAACGGAAATCGCCGGGCTGTATGGGATTGGCGAAGTGGCCTGCACCGGACTGCATGGTGCCAACCGGCTCGCCAGTAATTCGCTGTTGGAAGCCGTGGTTTGCGCCCACCGAGCGGCCCTGAAGTCTGTGGCCAATCCGTTGCCGCTCACCGAGGTGAAGATTCCCGACTGGCATTATGGTAACGCCACCAATGCGGATGAATTTGTGGTGGTGTCGCACAACTGGGACGAACTGCGCCGGGTAATGTGGGATTATGTGGGGATTGTGCGCACCAACAAACGCCTGCAACGCGCCAAGGCCCGCATTGATTTGCTGCAATCGGAAATCCAGGAGTACTACTGGGATTTTCGCATCACCAGCGACTTGTTGGAATTGCGCAACATTGCCACGGTGGCGGAATTGGTGGTGCGTTGCGCCCTGCAACGCCCCGAAAGCCGCGGGCTGCATCACAATTTGGATTATCCGAACGCCGATCCCGCCTGGGCACAGCGTAACAGCATTGCCCGCAAGGCGGTTTGA
- the panC gene encoding pantoate--beta-alanine ligase, whose translation MQVIPSVKKMQLLALKWRRQGKKVGLVPTMGYLHEGHLSLVQRARKLVGKQGVVVLSLYVNPTQFAPHEDLAKYPRDLAGDTRQCRAAGVNVLFTPHDADMYPGKAEGRYSTYVVEENLSQFMEGESRPAHFRGVTTVVAKLFNLVLPDVAVFGAKDYQQAAILQRMTENLNFPVKIEVAHTRRENDGLAMSSRNKYLTPTQRPQAMCLWLTIQAAQKAVLTAARPLSADALRQTLRAEIETRPDARVDYIHFFDPETLQPAAQVRHGTHMAMAVFIGKTRLIDNALL comes from the coding sequence ATGCAAGTCATTCCATCAGTGAAAAAAATGCAGTTGCTGGCGTTAAAATGGCGTCGGCAGGGTAAAAAGGTGGGGTTGGTACCCACCATGGGTTACCTGCATGAGGGGCATCTCAGCCTCGTACAGCGCGCCCGGAAATTGGTCGGCAAACAGGGCGTGGTGGTGCTTAGTCTCTATGTCAATCCCACCCAATTCGCACCGCATGAGGACTTGGCCAAGTATCCGCGCGACCTGGCCGGGGACACCCGGCAATGCCGGGCGGCAGGGGTGAATGTGCTGTTCACGCCGCACGACGCAGACATGTACCCTGGTAAAGCCGAAGGCCGTTACAGCACCTACGTGGTGGAGGAAAATCTTTCGCAGTTCATGGAAGGCGAGTCCCGCCCCGCACACTTTCGCGGCGTGACCACGGTGGTGGCCAAGTTGTTTAATCTGGTGCTGCCGGACGTGGCGGTGTTTGGTGCCAAGGATTATCAGCAGGCCGCCATCCTTCAGCGCATGACGGAGAATTTGAATTTCCCGGTGAAAATCGAGGTTGCTCATACGCGCCGCGAGAACGATGGGCTGGCCATGAGTTCACGCAACAAATACCTGACGCCTACCCAGCGCCCGCAAGCGATGTGCCTGTGGCTGACCATCCAGGCGGCGCAAAAGGCGGTGCTGACCGCCGCGCGTCCGTTATCGGCAGATGCCTTGCGCCAGACGTTGCGCGCCGAAATTGAAACCCGCCCGGATGCCCGCGTGGATTACATCCATTTTTTTGATCCGGAAACCTTGCAACCGGCCGCGCAGGTGCGGCATGGCACGCACATGGCGATGGCGGTATTCATTGGCAAAACCCGTTTGATTGATAACGCACTCCTATGA
- a CDS encoding Gfo/Idh/MocA family oxidoreductase: protein MTERLRCAVIGTGAIGLDHLNSLLHCPRATAVAICEIHPQRAREAAERYKIARSYSDYRELLDQPDIDAVIVAVPNHLHAKVAVDALKARKHVLLEKPMATNAKDAAKIVETAQAMKQVLMVAQNLRFHRHTQVARSFLQRGDLGQIYHARAFWLRRNGIPRIGSWFTQKKFSGGGCTYDIGVHMLDLCLHLLGEFEVTRVTGYLAAKFGPRGLAETDWGRSEIDPLKPFDVEDFSTALLQLKSGRTVALEASWAGMHAPDAREQGVDLLGTTGGLSLFPARLYRQGANGTEATWLHTPKVSCPEDRVHHFVQCVLEGKKLLVPPEESLKVQQILDAIYTSAATGKEVTLKC, encoded by the coding sequence ATGACTGAACGACTTCGATGCGCAGTAATTGGCACAGGGGCCATTGGCCTCGACCATTTAAACAGTTTGCTTCATTGTCCACGCGCCACGGCGGTGGCCATCTGTGAAATCCATCCACAGCGCGCGCGGGAAGCCGCTGAACGTTATAAAATCGCCCGTAGTTACTCGGATTATCGCGAGTTGCTCGACCAGCCGGATATTGACGCGGTGATTGTGGCCGTGCCGAATCACTTGCACGCCAAAGTGGCGGTGGATGCCTTGAAGGCGCGCAAGCACGTGCTGCTCGAAAAGCCCATGGCCACCAACGCCAAGGACGCCGCCAAAATCGTGGAGACTGCCCAAGCCATGAAACAGGTGTTGATGGTGGCGCAGAATCTTCGGTTCCATCGCCATACCCAGGTGGCCCGTAGCTTCTTGCAACGCGGCGACTTGGGCCAGATTTACCACGCCCGCGCCTTCTGGCTGCGGCGCAACGGCATCCCTCGTATTGGCTCCTGGTTCACCCAGAAAAAGTTTTCCGGTGGCGGCTGCACCTATGATATCGGTGTCCACATGCTGGATTTATGCCTGCATTTACTGGGTGAATTTGAGGTGACCCGGGTGACCGGCTACCTGGCGGCAAAATTCGGGCCTCGCGGGCTGGCCGAGACAGATTGGGGGCGGAGCGAAATTGATCCTTTGAAACCTTTTGATGTGGAAGACTTTAGCACTGCTCTGCTTCAGCTCAAGAGTGGCCGCACGGTGGCCCTCGAGGCATCCTGGGCCGGGATGCATGCGCCTGACGCGCGTGAACAAGGCGTGGACCTGTTGGGAACAACCGGCGGGTTGAGCCTGTTTCCGGCCCGGCTGTACCGGCAGGGTGCCAACGGCACCGAGGCTACCTGGTTGCACACTCCCAAGGTATCCTGCCCGGAAGACCGGGTGCATCATTTCGTCCAGTGTGTGTTGGAAGGCAAAAAGCTGCTCGTTCCCCCCGAGGAATCCTTGAAAGTTCAGCAGATTCTCGATGCGATTTACACCTCTGCTGCAACCGGCAAGGAA